A stretch of Zymoseptoria tritici IPO323 chromosome 1, whole genome shotgun sequence DNA encodes these proteins:
- a CDS encoding proteasome core particle subunit alpha 1, with the protein MSGSAGFDRHITIFSDQGRLYQVEYAFKAITAANITSVGVRGKDCAVVISQKKVPDKLIDPASVSYVYRLSPSVGCVMTGSIADARASVSRARGEAAEFRYKFGYEMPCDVLAKRLANINQVYTQRAYMRPLGVATTLISVDSEFGPQLYKCDPAGYYVGYKATASGPKAQEALNYLEKKLKNKDNAEGNWEEVVELGIATLSTVLSVDFKKGELEIGIVGGPRTDGKEGTDTAFRSLSEEEIDERLQAIAEKD; encoded by the exons ATGTCTG GAAGCGCGGGTTTCGATCGTCACATCACCATCTTCTCAGACCAGGGCCGCCTGTACCAAGTCG AGTATGCATTCAAGGCAATCACAGCAGCGAACATCACATCGGTCGGTGTAAGAGGCAAAGACTGTGCCGTGGTCATCTCGCAAAAGAAGGTTCCGGACAAGCTCATCGACCCAGCATCCGTATCATACGTGTACAGACTCTCGCCTTCGGTCGGCTGTGTCATGACTGGATCGATCGCAGATGCGCGAGCTTCCGTCAGCCGCGCACGAGGAGAAGCAGCAGAGTTCCGATACAAGTTCGGATACGAGATGCCTTGTGATGTGTTGGCAAAGCGATTGGCGAACATCAACCAGGTCTACACACAGAGA GCTTACATGCGACCGCTTGGTGTTGCGACAACCCTCATCTCCGTCGATTCAGAGTTCGGACCACAGCTCTACAAGTGCGACCCTGCAGGCTACTACGTTGGCTACAAGGCGACCGCATCTGGACCGAAAGCGCAAGAAGCGCTGAACTAcctcgagaagaagctgaagaacaaggacaacGCAGAGGGCAATTGGGAAGAGGTCGTTGAGTTGGGAATCGCTACACTGAGCACTGTTCTCAGCGTGGACTTCAAGAAGGGCGAGCTGGAGATTGGCATTGTTGGTGGTCCAAGAACCGATGGCAAGGAGGGAACTGATACCGCTTTCCGTTCGTTGtcagaggaggagatcgatgAGCGTCTGCAGGCTATTGCTGAGAAGGACTGA
- the spc98 gene encoding spc98 like protein (probably a component of spindle pole body), with amino-acid sequence MASTPHHPPTTPSTRQTRVENALTSLLERLVPPQAPHESEESADERWDEANSFAVDEIARADREGQAPGEGEDVGFVAELIRRRLRTDGREDADEGRFSNLYERLVAQPVLGRKWGILWFLLKMSEDRGGEEQGQGEEEERQEKKADLRRDNGRGYESRNEAFDDAFSRNGLNQVPAARGVGSPAQPPVLPPGREKPTVPPPQRNRREDNIQPDTTTRRSADELDPSEAALLRDLPFTLQGLSSTNLQFVDKQSLKLPPTLPVPLIALLHTLAEPSLLYRSLAEFVEGNEGGLVGQSLRSAIGVELRSYLGLVATLEGQIRRALAQLDEKLPHGGIGKTGVTLKRCVVWTREATLGLRLMSVIVESSKAKKGGELISLIHSFSSSHGDPFVHTFAERLLTQITRPFYNMLRAWIYDGELEDPYQEFLVYENPDHEDSGATSVWEHKYRLQESMIPSIMTPDFATRVFLIGKSLNFIRHGCGDSAWVESYSKSASKELSYGDTANLSSSIDEAYKTVMARLISLMETKFALFSHLLALKKFLLLGQGDFIALLMESLASNLDRPANSQYRHTLTAQLEHAIRNSNAQHSPPDVLRRLDARMLELSHGEIGWDVFTLEYRIDSPLDVIVTPWASKQYLKVFNFLWRVKRVEFALSTTWRRVQTGARGVLAAVSDTVGKDWKLARGALAEMVHFVDQLQYYILFEVIEAGWEGLQTAMRQPGATLDTLIGAHTAYLKSITRKGLLGGGGASVDFTAQLHELLKLMLGYREAVDGLYSYSVAEFTKGQERKAMIETRTKAGRWGITEKDELMDSPTYATGRKGREDADSPLPQLLPLGKDGAGVETNMLEQIRGRLKALGVDFRARVNVLLGDLAYQPDVDMRFLAVVMNFNEVYTPVKRRRQAKTGERERHVQPGASSVRR; translated from the exons ATGGCCTCGacacctcaccaccctcccacGACTCCCTCAACCCGTCAAACCCGAGTCGAAAACGCTCTGACGTCCCTTCTGGAACGTCTCGTCCCACCCCAAGCACCTCACGAATCAGAAGAGTCCGCCGACGAACGCTGGGATGAAGCAAATAGCTTTGCCGTCGACGAAATCGCCCGTGCGGACCGAGAAGGACAAGCGCctggtgaaggagaagatgtgGGATTCGTAGCGGAACTGATCAGACGGAGACTACGAACGGATGGAAGGGAGGATGCAGATGAGGGGAGGTTTTCGAATCTGTACGAGAGGTTGGTGGCACAGCCAGTTCTGGGCAGGAAGTGGGGGATTCTGTGGTTTTTGTTGAAGATGAGTGAGGatcgtggaggagaggagcaAGGacaaggggaggaggaggag AggcaggagaagaaggcggactTGAGGAGGGACAACGGGAGAGGGTATGAGTCGCGGAATGAGGCGTTCGATGATGCGTTTTCGAGAAACGGTCTGAATCAAGTACCCGCCGCGAGAGGAGTAGGGAGTCCAGCGCAACCGCCAGTCCTCCCGCCGGGAAGAGAGAAGCCCACCGTGCCTCCGCCGCAAAGGAACAGGAGAGAGGACAACATCCAGCCAGATACCACCACGAGAAGGTCAGCAGATGAGCTGGACCCATCAGAAGCAGCATTATTGCGAGACTTGCCTTTCACATTACAAGGACTGTCGTCGACGAATCTACAGTTCGTGGATAAGCAGTCGTTGAAACTACCGCCTACTCTGCCTGTGCCGCTCATAGCACTTCTGCATACACTCGCCGAGCCCTCATTACTATACCGATCACTGGCAGAGTTTGTGGAGGGCAACGAGGGTGGTCTGGTGGGTCAAAGTCTGAGATCAGCGATTGGAGTGGAGCTGAGATCATATCTCGGCCTGGTCGCTACCCTCGAAGGACAGATCCGAAGAGCGCTGGCGCAGCTGGACGAGAAGCTACCACATGGCGGGATTGGCAAGACGGGCGTGACATTGAAGAGATGCGTGGTGTGGACGAGAGAAGCCACACTTGGTCTTCGACTAATGAGCGTGATTGTGGAGTCCTCGAAGGCCAAGAAAGGAGGCGAGCTGATCAGTCTGATACACAGCTTCTCTTCTTCCCATGGAGACCCATTCGTGCATACATTCGCTGAGCGATTACTCACCCAAATCACACGGCCGTTCTACAATATGTTACGGGCGTGGATCTATGACGGAGAACTTGAGGACCCATACCAGGAGTTTCTGGTATACGAGAACCCGGATCACGAAGACAGTGGAGCCACGAGCGTATGGGAGCACAAATACCGCTTGCAAGAAAGCATGATTCCCTCGATCATGACTCCAGACTTTGCAACCCGTGTCTTTCTCATCGGCAAGTCTCTAAACTTCATCCGCCACGGCTGCGGCGACAGCGCCTGGGTCGAGTCTTACAGTAAGTCGGCCTCAAAAGAACTGTCATATGGCGATACCGCCAATCTCTCCAGCAGCATCGACGAAGCCTACAAAACCGTCATGGCACGCCTCATCTCCCTCATGGAAACCAAATTCGCCCTCTTCTcgcacctcctcgccctGAAGAAAttcctccttctcggccAAGGCGACTTCATCGCCCTCCTCATGGAGTCTCTAGCCTCCAATCTTGACCGACCCGCAAATTCCCAATACCGCCATACCTTGACAGCCCAGCTCGAACACGCTATCCGCAACTCCAACGCCCAACACTCCCCACCCGACGTCCTCCGCCGACTAGACGCCCGCATGCTGGAACTCAGTCATGGCGAGATTGGCTGGGACGTCTTCACGCTCGAATACCGTATCGACTCACCCTTGGACGTCATCGTCACGCCTTGGGCGAGCAAGCAATATCTCAAAGTCTTCAACTTCCTGTGGCGCGTCAAGCGTGTGGAGTTCGCTTTGTCGACAACTTGGCGGCGAGTCCAGACGGGTGCCCGAGGCGTGCTCGCTGCTGTGAGCGATACCGTGGGTAAAGACTGGAAGCTCGCTCGTGGTGCTTTGGCGGAAATGGTCCATTTCGTCGATCAACTGCAATACTATATCCTGTTCGAAGTCATCGAAGCTGGATGGGAAGGGTTGCAGACTGCTATGAGACAACCTGGAGCGACGCTAGACACCCTCATTGGCGCACACACTGCCTACTTGAAATCCATCACAAGAAAAGGATtgctcggcggtggtggggCGAGTGTGGACTTCACAGCTCAACTACACGAGTTGCTAAAGTTGATGCTGGGCTATCGCGAGGCCGTGGACGGGTTGTACTCTTACAGTGTGGCCGAGTTCACGAAAGGACAGGAGAGAAAAGCGATGATCGAGACGAGAACAAAAGCCGGACGGTGGGGCATCACGGAGAAAGATGAATTGATGGACTCGCCAACATATGCGACTGGACGCAAGGGCAGGGAAGATGCCGACTCTCCTCTGCCGCAACTTCTACCGTTGGGTAAGGACGGCGCCGGAGTAGAGACAAATATGCTGGAGCAAATCCGCGGCAGGCTGAAGGCTTTGGGCGTGGACTTCCGCGCGAGAGTGAATGTCCTGCTGGGTGATCTGGCGTATCAACCGGATGTGGATATGCGGTTtttggcggtggtgatgaaTTTCAACGAAGTCTATACGCCTGTGAAGAGGAGGCGGCAGGCTAAGACGGGTGAGAGGGAGAGGCATGTTCAGCCGGGGGCGAGTTCCGTGAGGAGGTAG
- a CDS encoding tryptophan--tRNA ligase → MASTEAVGAPPAVQEKAEEKKPEVQQIDPYNVSGGVDEQGNVKAIDYDRLITEFGVQPLTEEHLKRFEQVTGKPAHRLMRRKLFFSHRDFDKILDVYEKYGTFMLYTGRGPSSGSMHLGHTVPFLFTKELQEMFDVPLVIMLTDDEKFLHTRNKNNGAKTKGTAPEDFLKFAHDNAKDIIALGFDPKKTFIYSDYEFVGGHFYMNISEFGSLVTVNQAQGAFGFNGSSNVGLVEYGAKQCVAAFPSSYPELFGYRDYRAPNYDPSAIRRHKPLSKIPTLIPCAIDQEPYFRMLRDRCDRMIDPHPKTCLILSKFLTALQGPGGKMSASDPNSAIFMSDTPSQIKNKINKHAFSGGQETMEEQRKLGGNPDVDVAYTYLSYFLEDDAELEDLYKKYRSGELLTGEMKARCIQELQKFVSEFQKRREAVTDEIMRSYMVQRKLEFKGNPSPTQPAAAPTKNAHEANGSVEGEKEGAGSKDGRGTKSERKLAKLAEKKAEKEAEKQALADRTKEA, encoded by the coding sequence ATGGCCTCCACAGAAGCTGTCGGAGCGCCGCCAGCTGTGCAAGAGAAggcagaggagaagaagccagAAGTACAACAGATCGATCCCTACAACGTATCTGGAGGCGTGGACGAGCAAGGCAACGTCAAGGCCATCGATTACGACCGTTTGATCACCGAGTTTGGAGTCCAACCTCTTACTGAAGAGCACCTCAAACGATTCGAGCAAGTCACAGGGAAGCCAGCGCATCGTCTCATGCGAAGaaagctcttcttctcccaccGCGACTTCGACAAGATCCTGGATGTATACGAGAAATATGGCACATTCATGTTGTACACGGGGCGAGGACCTTCGAGCGGAAGCATGCATCTGGGACACACGGTACCGTTCCTCTTTACAAAAGAGCTGCAAGAGATGTTCGATGTGCCATTGGTCATTATGTTGACAGACGACGAGAAGTTCCTCCACACACGCAACAAGAACAATGGCGCGAAGACGAAGGGCACTGCGCCGGAGGACTTTCTCAAATTCGCACACGACAATGCAAAGGACATCATTGCGCTAGGTTTCGACCCGAAGAAGACCTTTATCTACAGCGACTATGAGTTCGTGGGCGGACACTTTTACATGAACATTTCGGAATTTGGATCTCTCGTCACAGTGAACCAAGCACAGGGAGCCTTCGGCTTCAACGGCAGCAGCAATGTTGGGCTGGTAGAATACGGCGCAAAGCAGTGTGTGGCTGCATTCCCATCTTCATACCCAGAGCTTTTTGGCTACAGAGACTACCGGGCTCCCAACTATGATCCTTCAGCAATACGGAGGCACAAGCCTCTCTCCAAGATTCCAACTTTGATTCCCTGCGCCATCGATCAAGAGCCCTACTTCCGAATGTTGCGAGACCGCTGCGATCGCATGATCGACCCTCACCCGAAGACATGTTTGATTCTTTCGAAGTTCTTGACGGCACTACAAGGACCCGGCGGAAAGATGAGTGCTTCGGATCCCAACTCGGCCATTTTCATGTCCGACACACCCTCTCAAATCAAAAACAAGATCAATAAACACGCTTTCTCCGGCGGACAGGAGACGATGGAGGAGCAGCGGAAGCTCGGCGGCAACCCagatgtcgatgttgctTACACGTATTTGTCGTACTTCCTCGAAGATGATGCTGAGCTGGAAGATTTGTACAAGAAATACCGCAGTGGTGAGCTTTTGACAGGAGAGATGAAGGCAAGGTGCATCCAAGAGCTGCAAAAGTTCGTTTCGGAATTTCAAAAGCGAAGAGAAGCGGTTACGGACGAGATCATGCGATCGTACATGGTACAGAGAAAATTGGAGTTCAAGGGCAATCCGAGCCCGACCCAGCCGGCTGCCGCGCCCACGAAAAATGCGCATGAGGCAAATGGGAGTGTTGAGGGCGAGAAGGAGGGAGCGGGTAGTAAGGATGGAAGAGGGACGAAGTCGGAGAGGAAGTTGGCAAAGCtagcggagaagaaggcggagaaggaggccgAGAAACAGGCATTGGCTGATCGGACAAAGGAGGCATAG